A single region of the Aquarana catesbeiana isolate 2022-GZ linkage group LG07, ASM4218655v1, whole genome shotgun sequence genome encodes:
- the LSM3 gene encoding U6 snRNA-associated Sm-like protein LSm3: MADDGEQPTTNTVEEPLDLIRLSLDERIYVKMRNDRELRGRLHAYDQHLNMILGDVEETVTTIEIDEETYEEIYKSTKRNIPMLFVRGDGVVLVAPPLRVG; this comes from the exons CCGACCACAAACACAGTGGAGGAGCCTCTGGACTTGATCCGGCTGAGCTTGGATGAACGGATCTATGTGAAGATGAGGAACGACAGAGAACTCCGGGGGAGGTTACAT GCTTATGATCAGCACTTGAATATGATCCTGGGGGATGTGGAGGAGACGGTGACCACCATCGAAATTGATGAGGAAACCTATGAGGAGATTTATAAG tCTACGAAGAGGAACATCCCCATGCTTTTTGTCCGCGGTGATGGCGTTGTGCTCGTAGCTCCTCCATTAAGAGTTGGATGA